The Natrinema salaciae genome contains a region encoding:
- a CDS encoding HalOD1 output domain-containing protein, which translates to MLLSVDRSDATVGQSISFDVIAAVAEQEGVDPMELEPPEYEALYDVVNPEALDSLFEMRSNGQERPTGRVEFPFCGYHVVVRSDGEVEVADLDGDLE; encoded by the coding sequence ATGCTACTCTCAGTCGATCGATCGGATGCGACAGTCGGGCAGTCTATTAGCTTCGACGTGATTGCCGCCGTCGCCGAGCAGGAAGGAGTCGATCCGATGGAACTCGAGCCGCCCGAATACGAGGCCCTCTACGACGTCGTCAATCCCGAAGCCCTCGATTCGCTCTTCGAAATGCGATCGAACGGCCAAGAGCGACCGACCGGCCGCGTCGAATTCCCCTTCTGTGGGTATCACGTCGTCGTCAGAAGCGACGGCGAGGTCGAGGTCGCCGATCTCGACGGCGACCTCGAGTGA
- a CDS encoding cation:proton antiporter yields MVLELYNVGLVVVGVALFGVAVLPRFVSDRAISLPIFFVGFGMLVFGLPIGLPPPDPLEQGTTTEHLAELGVIVALMGVGLKIDRVPGLRAWASTWRLLAITMPLSIAGATLLGRWIGLVVPTAVLLGACIAPTDPVLASEVQVGGPGMGSEDERMTEAAGGEDEVRFALTSEAGLNDGLAFPFTNLAIAIALVGVAPGNWLGEWLLVDVGYRIVVGVVVGIVLGYPTARLVFATEPDTPVAESVRGLEAIAGTLLVYGATELVSGYGFIGVFVAALMVRHYERTHDYNRSLHEVSEFAEQVMMALVMLFFGGAIVGGLLEPLTLEAIAAAVAIVFLVRPLAGLVGFLGFDRDPAERATIAFFGVRGIGSFYYLAHGLNEGAFPDADLLWATVGAVVLISIVVHGITATPAVRWLEARAE; encoded by the coding sequence ATGGTCCTCGAGCTGTACAACGTCGGCCTGGTCGTGGTCGGCGTGGCGCTGTTCGGCGTCGCCGTCCTGCCTCGATTCGTTTCGGACCGCGCGATCTCGCTCCCGATCTTCTTCGTCGGCTTCGGGATGCTCGTCTTCGGACTCCCGATCGGACTGCCCCCGCCGGATCCGCTCGAGCAGGGGACGACCACGGAACACCTCGCGGAACTGGGCGTCATCGTCGCGCTGATGGGCGTCGGGCTGAAGATCGATCGGGTCCCGGGGTTGCGCGCGTGGGCGTCGACCTGGCGGCTGCTCGCGATCACGATGCCGCTGTCGATCGCCGGAGCGACCCTGCTCGGCCGGTGGATCGGCCTCGTGGTGCCGACCGCGGTCCTCCTGGGTGCGTGCATCGCGCCGACCGACCCCGTACTGGCGTCGGAGGTGCAGGTCGGCGGGCCGGGGATGGGGAGCGAGGACGAACGCATGACGGAGGCCGCCGGAGGAGAAGACGAGGTCCGATTCGCGCTCACTTCCGAGGCCGGATTGAACGACGGACTCGCTTTTCCGTTCACCAATCTGGCGATCGCGATCGCGCTCGTCGGCGTTGCCCCGGGGAACTGGCTCGGCGAGTGGCTGCTCGTCGACGTTGGCTACCGGATCGTCGTCGGCGTGGTCGTCGGCATCGTCCTCGGCTATCCGACCGCGCGGCTCGTGTTCGCCACGGAGCCCGATACCCCTGTGGCAGAGTCGGTCCGGGGACTCGAGGCGATCGCCGGTACCCTGCTCGTCTACGGTGCGACCGAACTCGTCAGCGGCTACGGCTTCATCGGCGTCTTCGTCGCCGCACTGATGGTCCGCCACTACGAGCGCACGCACGATTACAACCGGTCGCTCCACGAGGTCAGCGAGTTCGCCGAGCAGGTGATGATGGCCCTCGTCATGCTCTTTTTCGGCGGCGCGATCGTCGGCGGACTCCTCGAACCGCTCACACTCGAGGCGATCGCCGCGGCAGTCGCGATCGTGTTCCTCGTCCGTCCGCTCGCCGGGTTGGTGGGGTTTCTCGGGTTCGATCGCGACCCCGCCGAGCGGGCGACCATCGCGTTCTTCGGCGTGCGGGGAATCGGCTCGTTCTACTACCTCGCGCACGGGTTGAACGAGGGCGCGTTCCCCGACGCCGACCTCCTGTGGGCCACCGTCGGCGCGGTCGTCCTCATCTCGATCGTCGTCCACGGCATCACCGCTACGCCCGCCGTCCGCTGGCTCGAGGCGCGGGCGGAGTGA
- a CDS encoding acyl-CoA thioesterase: MEDYSYETAVDVRLRDVDFMGHVNNAIYATYLEQAREDYFADVLDVSLVETDTVLVSLELEYARPIEADDEVTVALRVPELGTSSLPMAYEIRSNGERAATARTVQVLTDPETGESRPIPPEWRTRIERRE, translated from the coding sequence ATGGAAGACTACAGCTACGAGACGGCCGTCGACGTTCGGCTTCGCGACGTCGATTTCATGGGCCACGTCAACAACGCGATCTACGCGACGTACCTCGAGCAGGCTCGCGAGGACTACTTTGCCGACGTACTCGACGTCTCGCTGGTCGAGACGGACACCGTACTCGTGAGTCTCGAACTCGAGTACGCGCGGCCGATCGAGGCCGACGACGAGGTCACCGTCGCGCTTCGCGTCCCCGAGCTCGGAACCTCGAGTCTGCCGATGGCGTACGAAATTCGGTCGAACGGAGAGCGGGCGGCGACGGCGCGGACCGTTCAGGTACTCACCGACCCCGAGACGGGCGAGTCGCGGCCGATCCCGCCGGAGTGGCGAACGCGTATCGAGCGCCGCGAGTAG